The Actinomycetes bacterium genomic interval GTACTATGCCGCTTTTGGTTTTTTCCTCTGCTTTTTTAACCTTAAGCAGCAGCCTGTCTGCAAGTGGTTTGTAGTTCATGGTTACCTCCTTTAAAAAATATAAACATTTATGCAAAAGTGTAAAAAAAAATTAGCACTCTACCCTACAGACTGCTAATTTAAGATAAAAATACATCAAAAAAGATTAAAAAGCAATATATTTATTAATACAAAATAAGTCTTTAATAAAATCTTTCTAAAAATCCTTTATTTTAAAAAATCTTGGCTGGCAGAACTGGTTACAGATAAATAAAAACTATAAAATTATTGCCTGTAATCATATCAGCCTTGGGGAGCTTATGTTAAAATAAGGGGAAATAGCTTCATGCGGGAAGATTAACCGGTAAATTTGAGAAGGTTGGGATGGATAAAAAAATTTTATTGATAGGAACTCTGGATACCAAGGGAAAAGAGTTCGGGTATCTAAAAGCAAGTATAGAGGCTGCAGGGCTGCAGACCATGGTAATGGATGCAGGGGTATTGGGCCAGCCATCATTTGAGCCGGATATAGGCAGAAGTCAGGTAGCTCGGGCCGGCGGGAAAGATATAGCCAGGCTGATTGAGCAAAAAGACAGGGGAAAATCCATGGAGGCTATGATGGCGGGAGTAGTCAGCATTGCCCGAAAGCTATATGATGAAGAAAAAATTTCAGGAATAATGGGCATGGGCGGGGGCAGCGGAACCAATCTGGCCTGTGCGGCCATGAGGGCATTGCCTTTCGGGTTTCCCAAGCTGGTCATATCCACTCTGGCATCTGGCGACACTGAGCCTTTTATACAGGACAAAGATATAATGATGCTTTTTTCGGTGGCCGATATATTGGGCTTAAACCCTATTATCAGAAAGATTATATCCAATGGGGCAGCAGCTATGGCGGGGATGGTTAAAGCAAACCCGCAGGAAACTGCAGCCGGTAAGCAGCAGAAAGAAAGGGGGCCATTAATATCAGCAACCATGATGGGCACCACTACTGATTGTGTAACTTTTGCTAAAAAAATAATTGAGGATAAAAAGATGGAAATAGTGGCCTTTGCCGCTTCAACCAGCGGGGGAAGGGCTATGGAAAACCTCATTGGCGAGGGACTGGTCCAGGGAGTGTTGGATATTACCACTACCGAGATCATCAACACAGTGGCTGGAGGGATTTTCCCCGCCAGCAGCCACAGGTTTGAAACTGCAGGGCAGTTGGGGTTGCCCCAGGTACTGACCTGCGGAGCTATTGATTTTGTGAATTTCTGGACCGGCCATATACCGGCCGGGTTTGAGTCTAGAAAATTTTACCAGCACAACCCCATAGCAGTGCTGATGCGCACCAACCAGCAGGAAAATATGGAAGCAGGTCGGGTAATGGCCGAAAAATTAAATAGTTCCCGGGGACCGGTAGCATTTTTTATTCCGCTAAAGGGCTTTTCCTCCTATGATATAGAAGGCGGCCCTTTCTATGATCCGGAAGCAGATCAGGCTTTTATAAATTCACTGGAAAAAAACCTAAGGCCTGATATTAAGGTCATTAAGTGCGGCTGCCATATAAATGACAAGCAGTTTGCATCAGATATGGTAGAAGCTCTGGAAGCTATGATGAATGAATAATTTTATGATGAGAAGGAGGAATATTGAGACCGGGTAAAAAATTTAAGAGGGTAGAAATAATTGAAAGGCTAAAAAAAAGAATCGGGGACGGAGTACCGGTAATTGGCGCCGGCAGCAGTTGCGGGCTGGTGGCCAAATGTGCTGAAATCGGGGGCGCAGATTTAATTATTGTTTACAGCACCGGCATATCCAGG includes:
- a CDS encoding Tm-1-like ATP-binding domain-containing protein yields the protein MDKKILLIGTLDTKGKEFGYLKASIEAAGLQTMVMDAGVLGQPSFEPDIGRSQVARAGGKDIARLIEQKDRGKSMEAMMAGVVSIARKLYDEEKISGIMGMGGGSGTNLACAAMRALPFGFPKLVISTLASGDTEPFIQDKDIMMLFSVADILGLNPIIRKIISNGAAAMAGMVKANPQETAAGKQQKERGPLISATMMGTTTDCVTFAKKIIEDKKMEIVAFAASTSGGRAMENLIGEGLVQGVLDITTTEIINTVAGGIFPASSHRFETAGQLGLPQVLTCGAIDFVNFWTGHIPAGFESRKFYQHNPIAVLMRTNQQENMEAGRVMAEKLNSSRGPVAFFIPLKGFSSYDIEGGPFYDPEADQAFINSLEKNLRPDIKVIKCGCHINDKQFASDMVEALEAMMNE
- a CDS encoding co-chaperone GroES, giving the protein MNYKPLADRLLLKVKKAEEKTKSGIV